One Dethiosulfovibrio faecalis genomic region harbors:
- the fmt gene encoding methionyl-tRNA formyltransferase: MSCWFMGTGSFASLCLSRIVELGLIPKLVVTMPPRRGGRRGLAETPTPVDVLATERSLNVHRSIDVNSDRTLLDRMESDGPSVIFVIDFGQKVGEPYLSIPEYGCLNVHPSALPLYRGAAPVQRAIMDGAKQTGVTVFRLVEKMDAGPILISQSIEIDSEETGGELLFRLAYIGGDLLNRGVHLLKEKGISLQDQDHLKATYAHKIDKAEALLSWEMSAVAFHNTTRALNPTPGAFTFFRDKRLKIWRTTLTEKDLDDVVGAVRIDEEGFPVVRCSSGSVKLMEVQPEGRRTIDGKDWFKGSHLSEGDLLL, from the coding sequence ATGAGCTGTTGGTTTATGGGAACCGGGAGTTTTGCCTCCCTCTGCCTGAGCCGCATAGTGGAACTGGGCCTCATCCCAAAGCTGGTAGTGACCATGCCTCCCAGAAGAGGCGGTCGAAGAGGGTTGGCTGAAACCCCTACCCCTGTGGACGTCCTGGCTACGGAGCGTAGCTTGAACGTCCACAGATCGATAGACGTAAATTCCGACCGAACTCTGCTGGATCGTATGGAATCGGACGGTCCCTCGGTTATATTCGTGATCGACTTCGGTCAGAAAGTCGGAGAGCCCTACCTTTCCATCCCGGAATACGGATGCCTGAACGTCCATCCTTCTGCATTGCCTCTTTACAGAGGAGCCGCTCCGGTCCAGAGGGCCATAATGGACGGAGCCAAGCAAACCGGCGTGACCGTTTTTCGTCTGGTCGAAAAGATGGACGCCGGGCCGATCCTGATTTCTCAGTCTATCGAGATAGATTCGGAAGAGACCGGCGGAGAGTTACTCTTTCGACTTGCATACATAGGTGGCGATCTTTTGAATAGAGGGGTACACTTATTGAAAGAGAAGGGAATTTCCCTTCAGGATCAAGATCACCTTAAAGCTACCTATGCCCACAAGATAGACAAGGCCGAGGCTCTTCTCTCCTGGGAGATGTCGGCTGTTGCTTTTCACAACACCACCCGAGCCCTCAATCCCACCCCGGGAGCCTTCACGTTTTTCCGTGATAAAAGGCTCAAGATATGGAGAACCACTCTAACGGAGAAAGACCTAGACGACGTCGTCGGTGCGGTAAGAATAGACGAGGAAGGCTTTCCCGTAGTGCGTTGTTCTTCCGGTTCCGTAAAATTGATGGAAGTACAGCCTGAGGGCAGGAGGACCATCGACGGGAAGGATTGGTTCAAGGGTTCTCACCTTTCGGAAGGAGATCTTCTGCTATGA
- a CDS encoding zeta toxin family protein produces MTQSRNRFVDLINRHSWPKAIAVTGALGSGKTEWVLNLALGFSSVGEDVTIADVDIINPYFCIRQVSETLEDSGFKVLTAPDSAKWADMPLVTAQVDWALSEPNGRLLMDVGGDAEGALALKKYKDRMVSAGYLLILVVNAYRPMTSTVEGISKMRKRMEEIGELEVGALICNSHLMTETTVDVVEEGLKLVEAAGKEMDLPVLYTGVPPQLDDEAVRRFASREASPWPVSRYMLLPWEEGAMWSTGVPSKNQGARILRQEADKG; encoded by the coding sequence ATGACCCAAAGCCGAAACAGATTCGTAGATCTCATAAACAGACATTCCTGGCCCAAGGCGATCGCTGTGACAGGAGCTTTGGGTTCCGGCAAGACCGAGTGGGTTCTTAATCTGGCGTTGGGGTTCAGTTCAGTCGGTGAGGACGTGACCATCGCGGACGTGGACATAATAAACCCCTATTTCTGCATCCGTCAGGTCAGTGAGACCCTGGAGGACAGTGGATTCAAGGTACTTACCGCTCCGGACAGCGCTAAATGGGCCGATATGCCCCTGGTGACGGCTCAGGTAGACTGGGCACTTTCTGAGCCCAACGGCAGGTTGCTCATGGACGTAGGGGGAGATGCGGAAGGAGCGCTGGCGTTAAAAAAGTACAAGGATAGAATGGTTTCCGCTGGATATCTGCTTATCCTCGTGGTAAACGCCTACCGTCCAATGACCTCGACAGTAGAGGGGATCTCCAAGATGAGAAAACGTATGGAAGAGATCGGCGAACTTGAAGTAGGAGCGCTGATCTGCAACTCTCACCTCATGACTGAGACTACTGTAGATGTCGTAGAAGAAGGCCTGAAACTGGTGGAGGCTGCCGGAAAAGAGATGGATCTTCCGGTCCTCTACACCGGAGTGCCACCTCAACTTGACGACGAGGCCGTAAGGAGATTCGCCAGCAGAGAGGCGTCCCCGTGGCCCGTTTCACGATATATGTTGCTTCCATGGGAAGAGGGTGCCATGTGGTCTACAGGGGTACCCTCCAAAAACCAAGGAGCTCGAATCCTCCGTCAGGAGGCTGACAAGGGCTAA
- a CDS encoding 4Fe-4S dicluster domain-containing protein: MAKGRIEVAEEYCKSCGLCVAACPVKVLRISDHLNSKGHRPVEQYKEGCIGCGMCAISCPDAVIEVYKETE; encoded by the coding sequence ATGGCAAAAGGGCGAATAGAAGTCGCCGAAGAGTACTGCAAGAGCTGTGGCCTGTGCGTGGCCGCCTGCCCGGTCAAGGTGCTTCGTATTTCGGATCATCTTAACTCGAAGGGTCACCGTCCAGTGGAGCAGTACAAGGAAGGTTGTATCGGTTGTGGGATGTGTGCCATCTCCTGTCCCGATGCGGTCATCGAGGTCTACAAGGAAACGGAGTAG
- the vorB gene encoding 3-methyl-2-oxobutanoate dehydrogenase subunit VorB: protein MAKVLMKGTEAIAEAAIQAGCRYFFGYPITPQNEIPEYMSAHLPEHGGIYIQGESEVASVNMILGAAATGYQVMTTSSSPGISLMSEGLSYIAGSELPAVVVNVMRGGPGLGGILPSQADYLQATKGGGNGDYHLMVFAPSTLQETVEVVQSAWDYAFKYRNPVMILADGFMGQMMEPVEITPHETERGDWKNWGLGNKGTREGKKRSLIKSMYLTAELLEAHNSKLQEKYDRMQKEDVKWEELHVEDAELVIASYGTTARIAKSAISHLREQGYKVGMIRPITLFPFPYEPFEKLTDRVKHILDLEMNMGQMIDDVKIATKSRFPVSFYGRCGGVAPSVEEIENQCKQILG from the coding sequence ATGGCTAAGGTATTAATGAAAGGAACCGAGGCGATAGCTGAGGCTGCCATCCAGGCCGGTTGCAGATATTTCTTCGGATATCCCATCACACCGCAGAACGAGATCCCCGAGTATATGTCTGCTCATCTTCCCGAGCACGGAGGGATCTATATTCAGGGAGAGAGCGAGGTCGCTTCGGTCAACATGATACTGGGTGCCGCTGCCACGGGATACCAGGTAATGACCACGTCCTCCAGCCCGGGAATCTCTCTTATGTCCGAGGGACTCAGCTATATCGCCGGATCGGAGCTTCCGGCTGTCGTGGTCAACGTCATGAGAGGAGGCCCAGGTCTCGGAGGTATCCTACCGTCGCAGGCGGACTATCTTCAGGCTACCAAAGGCGGTGGAAACGGAGACTATCATCTGATGGTGTTCGCTCCCAGCACCCTTCAGGAAACGGTGGAGGTCGTACAGTCCGCATGGGATTACGCCTTCAAATATAGAAACCCGGTCATGATCCTGGCCGACGGCTTCATGGGACAGATGATGGAGCCGGTGGAGATAACCCCTCATGAGACGGAGAGAGGGGACTGGAAAAACTGGGGACTGGGAAACAAGGGAACCAGAGAGGGTAAAAAGAGATCTCTTATCAAGAGCATGTATCTCACCGCCGAGCTTCTTGAGGCACATAACAGCAAGCTTCAGGAAAAGTACGACAGGATGCAGAAAGAGGACGTCAAGTGGGAGGAGCTTCACGTAGAGGACGCCGAATTGGTCATAGCTTCCTACGGAACTACCGCCCGTATCGCCAAGTCCGCCATAAGTCACCTGAGAGAGCAGGGGTACAAGGTCGGAATGATCCGTCCCATAACCCTGTTCCCCTTCCCCTACGAGCCCTTCGAGAAGCTTACCGATAGGGTGAAGCATATTCTAGATCTCGAGATGAACATGGGGCAGATGATAGACGACGTCAAGATCGCTACGAAGAGCCGTTTCCCCGTCAGCTTCTACGGTCGTTGCGGTGGAGTAGCCCCCTCGGTCGAAGAGATCGAGAATCAGTGTAAGCAAATCCTGGGATAG
- a CDS encoding thiamine pyrophosphate-dependent enzyme, producing the protein MAETKVYSRPTTWAKDIHTHYCPGCGHGIAHRMICEVIDEMGIQEETVSMSPVGCAAMMYDYIDIDYVEAAHGRAPATATGIKRVLPDKFVFTYQGDGDLASIGMAEIVHAANRGEKFCTFFINNAIYGMTGGQMAPTTLIGQKATTCPQGRDPELAGFPMRMCEMLATLETPAYIERVSLAKPKYIMQAKKAFQKAFNYQKEGRGFCFIEVLSTCPTNWGMNPVEAFEWQIEKMIPYYPLGVFKDFE; encoded by the coding sequence ATGGCTGAAACCAAAGTTTATTCTCGTCCTACGACCTGGGCAAAAGACATCCACACCCATTATTGTCCCGGTTGCGGTCATGGAATAGCCCACAGGATGATCTGCGAGGTCATCGATGAGATGGGCATACAGGAAGAGACTGTCAGCATGTCCCCGGTGGGATGTGCTGCGATGATGTACGACTATATCGACATAGATTACGTCGAGGCAGCTCATGGTAGAGCTCCGGCAACCGCCACCGGTATCAAAAGGGTTCTCCCGGACAAGTTCGTCTTTACCTATCAGGGAGACGGAGATCTGGCCTCCATCGGCATGGCAGAGATCGTCCACGCCGCCAACAGGGGGGAGAAGTTCTGCACCTTCTTCATCAATAACGCCATATACGGCATGACCGGTGGACAGATGGCACCTACGACCCTTATAGGTCAGAAGGCCACCACCTGTCCTCAGGGAAGAGATCCCGAGCTTGCAGGATTTCCTATGAGAATGTGCGAGATGCTTGCCACACTGGAGACCCCTGCCTATATAGAGAGAGTCTCTTTGGCCAAGCCGAAGTACATCATGCAGGCCAAGAAGGCCTTTCAGAAAGCCTTTAACTACCAGAAGGAAGGCAGAGGGTTCTGCTTCATAGAGGTCCTCTCCACCTGCCCCACCAACTGGGGTATGAACCCGGTGGAGGCCTTCGAGTGGCAGATAGAGAAGATGATCCCCTACTATCCTCTGGGCGTCTTCAAGGACTTCGAGTAA